The uncultured Carboxylicivirga sp. genomic interval TCAAATTGCCAAGAAGGGGAAGAACTATTTGTTTTTGGAAGGGTGGCTGAAAAGGATTGGGGAGATAGTATTTGAAGATATGTAGTGTCGCTTGCATCGTAAGTAAACAGCCTTAATTTGTTATATTGCATATAAAATAACTCAAACAAATAAACATGAATAAATCAGAATTAGTAAGTGCAATTGCATCCGAAAGTGGATTATCTAAAACAGATTCAGAAAAAGCATTGCAAGCAACAACAGAAGCTATTAAAAATGCTTTAGCGAAAGGTGAAAGTATTCAATTGATCGGATTCGGAACTTTTTCTATAAGCGAACGTGCAGCTCGTACAGGTCGAAATCCTCAAACAGGAAAAGAGATTCAAATTGCAGCAAAGAAAGTTGCCAAATTTAAACCGGGCAAAGCTTTGGACGAAGCAATTAACTAAAAGAATATGGGAGGAGGTTTGTGCCTCCTTTTTTATTGCCTGTAAATTTGATGTGTTAAAATCAAATAAAAAGAATGAGCGAATTGAAAAAGTTTGCTTTTATTTTTTACCTGTTTAGTATATGTATTTTGCCTGTAAATGTATGGCAATTTGTATGGCAAATAAATATTTACACCTTCTTAAATTTAGCTTTATTTAGCTTATTATCAGTTAAATAAAGCATAAATAGAAATCTTTAGTTACATTCCTTATACAAAATGTTAGCGGGTCGTTTTTTATTATTTTTTTGTTCTTTAATCTGCAATAGTTATATTTGTAACCATTATTTATATAACTAAATTCCTGCAATATTAATGAATAAAAATATATCAACGGAAATAAATAGTCTAAATTTAATAAAGTATGCACTCTATAAAGACTATTATATTCCAGAAGAATTATCTTATTTAAATCTAACACAAGAACGAATTTTAATAACTGTAAAAAACTCAACAA includes:
- a CDS encoding HU family DNA-binding protein; translated protein: MNKSELVSAIASESGLSKTDSEKALQATTEAIKNALAKGESIQLIGFGTFSISERAARTGRNPQTGKEIQIAAKKVAKFKPGKALDEAIN